A genomic window from Bernardetia sp. includes:
- a CDS encoding J domain-containing protein: MLFDRLKNIIRSTTNDFLEKNGLSDDEYARAIDDEYEKEFGSLGNDSSYSSSFDTEYNFETPKANPKERIYYHTLGLEQGASFEQVKTAYKKLMKAYHPDRHQANPQKQKWAVEQSQKVNEAYSFFKKKFEN; encoded by the coding sequence ATGCTCTTCGATAGATTAAAAAATATTATTCGCTCTACTACTAACGATTTTTTAGAAAAAAATGGACTTTCTGATGATGAATATGCTAGAGCCATTGATGATGAATATGAAAAAGAATTTGGCTCATTAGGAAATGATTCTTCTTATTCTAGCAGTTTTGATACGGAATACAATTTTGAGACTCCTAAAGCCAATCCGAAGGAACGAATTTATTATCATACCCTAGGGCTTGAGCAAGGAGCATCTTTTGAGCAGGTCAAGACAGCCTACAAAAAACTTATGAAAGCCTACCACCCAGACCGTCATCAAGCAAACCCTCAAAAACAAAAATGGGCTGTCGAACAGTCTCAAAAAGTAAATGAGGCATATTCTTTTTTTAAGAAGAAATTTGAGAACTAA